Proteins co-encoded in one Pseudochaenichthys georgianus chromosome 22, fPseGeo1.2, whole genome shotgun sequence genomic window:
- the dcaf5 gene encoding DDB1- and CUL4-associated factor 5 isoform X2, with protein sequence MMKELQGCGMRSSVGFLSRRELTGQPLLKDEFQRRRMAGCSSLFKKDMLGHFGCVNAIEFSNNGGEWLVSGGDDRRVLLWNMEEALHARSKPVKLKGEHLSNIFCLAFDSTNRKVFSGGNDEQVILHDVERMETINVFLHIDAVYSLSVSPVNDNVFASSSDDGRVLIWDTREPPSTEPFCLASYPSAFHSVMFNPVEPRLIATANSKEGVGLWDIRKPRSSLLRYGGSMSLQSAMSVRFNSSGTQLLALRRRLPPVLYELHSRLPSFQFDNQGYFNSCTMKSCCFAGDRDQYILSGSDDFNLYMWRIPKDPEACRVVNGAFMILKGHRSIVNQVRFNPHTYMICSSGVEKVIKAWSPYQQPESLGDLEGRVEDKSRSLYTHEEYISLVLNSGSGLSHDYVSQSIQEDPRMMAFFDSLVRREIEGWSSDSDSDLSEEAIMQLHARGRRTTTRTTPTLPLTLPPPAAAAAPHSDSENSSSSSLVTEDRPRRRRRRRRNQSQVSGFLVNEDSDSEFWLDPMPRPRSPSPQENSALSSAASSSSSPSLPTAVAAASSSSSSSSSSSSSEDEQRRSAVRRRNVMRRRRMNVVSRAEDRPDPTPLFSAVDSCNYPCISVDDFTSSSSGEVQKPREEEEEELSPSDFVCLSPEEAGHRTGDKGGCEAGSSSFPLDSLSRGTKGRHRTAAPPPQREEVQREEVQREGVQREGVQREGVQREAVQREGVQREEVQREGVQREGVQREGVQREGVQREGVQREEVLRKEVLRESFLASSDSEEDPQPPRGSALKRTRVASDDGGSPSEKRCKT encoded by the exons ATGATGAAGGAGCTGCAGGGCTGCGGGATGCGGTCCTCGGTGGGCTTTCTGTCCCGCAGAGAGCTCACCGGACAGCCGCTACTGAAGGACGAGTTCCAGAGGCGGAGGATGGCCGGTTGCTCCAGCCTCTTCAAGAAGGACATGCTCGGTCACTTCGGATGCGTCAACGCCATTGAGTTCTCCAACAACGGAGGAGAATGGCTGGTTTCTG GCGGAGACGACCGTCGGGTTCTGCTGTGGAACATGGAGGAAGCTCTCCATGCTCGCTCCAAACCAGTGAAGCTGAAGGGAGAACATCTGTCCAACATCTTCTGCCTCGCCTTTGACAGCACCAACAGGAAGGTCTTCTCCGGAG GAAACGATGAACAGGTGATTCTTCACGATGTGGAAAG AATGGAAACCATTAACGTGTTCCTGCACATCGACGCTGTGTACAGTCTGTCCGTCAGCCCGGTGAACGACAACGTGTTCGCCAGTTCTTCTGACGACGGACGCGTCCTCATCTGGGACACCCGCGAGCCGCCAAGTACAG AGCCGTTCTGCCTGGCCAGCTACCCCTCTGCGTTCCACAGCGTGATGTTTAACCCGGTGGAGCCGAGGCTCATCGCCACCGCCAACTCCAAGGAGGGCGTGGGATTATGGGACATCCGAAAACCTCGCAG ctcCTTGCTGCGTTACGGCGGCAGCATGTCTCTGCAGAGCGCGATGAGCGTCCGCTTCAACAGCTCGGGCACTCAGCTCCTCGCTCTGAGGCGCCGCCTGCCGCCCGTCCTCTACGAGCTGCACTCACGCCTGCCCAGCTTCCAGTTCGACAACCAGGGATACTTCAACTCCTGCACCATGAAGAGCTGCTGCTTCGCTGGGGACCGCGACCAG TACATCTTGTCTGGCTCCGACGACTTCAACCTCTACATGTGGAGAATCCCAAAGGACCCAGAAGCCT GCCGGGTGGTGAACGGTGCGTTTATGATCCTGAAGGGCCATCGGTCCATCGTGAACCAGGTGCGCTTCAACCCTCACACCTACATGATCTGCTCCTCTGGCGTGGAGAAAGTCATCAAG GCGTGGAGTCCGTACCAGCAGCCGGAGAGCTTGGGGGATCTGGAGGGCCGGGTGGAGGATAAGTCCCGCAGCCTGTACACTCACGAGGAGTACATCTCCCTGGTGCTGAACTCCGGCTCCGGGCTCTCCCACGACTACGTGAGCCAGTCGATCCAGGAGGACCCGCGCATGATGGCCTTCTTCGACTCGCTGGTGCGCCGCGAGATCGAGGGCTGGAGCtccgactcggactcggaccTGAGTGAGGAGGCCATCATGCAGCTGCACGCCCGCGGACGAAGAACCACCACCAGAACCACACCAACACTTCCTCTTACTCTTCCTCctccggctgctgctgctgctcctcacagcgaCTCGGAgaactcctcctcttcctcactggTTACGGAGGATcgtccgaggaggaggaggagaagaaggagaaaCCAGAGCCAAGTTTCGGGGTTCCTTGTAAACGAGGATTCGGACTCTGAGTTCTGGTTGGACCCGATGCCGCGTCCTCGCTCCCCCAGCCCCCAAGAAAACTCTGCGCTCTCCAGtgccgcctcctcctcctcctcgccgTCGCTCCCCACCGCCGTCGCCGctgcttcctcttcctcctcctcttcctcctccagctccagcAGCGAGGATGAGCAGCGTCGCAGCGCGGTGAGGAGGAGGAACGTGATGCGGCGCCGACGCATGAACGTGGTCTCCAGAGCCGAAGATCGACCCGATCCGACGCCGCTGTTCTCCGCCGTCGACTCCTGCAACTACCCGTGCATATCTGTGGACGATTTCACCTCCTCTTCATCTGGGGAGGTGCAGAAacccagagaggaggaagaggaggagctgAGTCCGTCTGACTTTGTGTGTCTGAGCCCGGAGGAGGCTGGACACCGGACTGGAGATAAAGGGGGATGTGAGGCGGGCAGCAGTTCCTTCCCTTTGGACTCCTTGAGCCGTGGGACTAAAGGGCGCCACCGGACTGCAGCTCCTCCCCCCCAGAGAGAGGAGGTCCAGAGAGAGGAGGTCCAGAGAGAGGGAGTCCAGAGAGAGGGAGTCCAGAGAGAGGGAGTCCAGAGAGAGGCGGTCCAGAGAGAAGGGGTCCAGAGAGAGGAGGTCCAGAGAGAGGGGGTCCAGAGAGAAGGGGTCCAGAGAGAAGGGGTCCAGAGAGAAGGGGTCCAGAGAGAAGGGGTCCAGAGAGAGGAGGTCCTGAGAAAGGAGGTCTTGAGAGAGAGCTTCCTCGCCTCCTCGGACTCAGAGGAGGACCCCCAGCCCCCGAGGGGGAGCGCTCTGAAACGGACTCGTGTCGCGTCAGACGACGGAGGCTCTCCTTCAGAGAAAAGATGTAAAACATAA
- the dcaf5 gene encoding DDB1- and CUL4-associated factor 5 isoform X1 — protein MMKELQGCGMRSSVGFLSRRELTGQPLLKDEFQRRRMAGCSSLFKKDMLGHFGCVNAIEFSNNGGEWLVSGGDDRRVLLWNMEEALHARSKPVKLKGEHLSNIFCLAFDSTNRKVFSGGNDEQVILHDVERMETINVFLHIDAVYSLSVSPVNDNVFASSSDDGRVLIWDTREPPSTEPFCLASYPSAFHSVMFNPVEPRLIATANSKEGVGLWDIRKPRSSLLRYGGSMSLQSAMSVRFNSSGTQLLALRRRLPPVLYELHSRLPSFQFDNQGYFNSCTMKSCCFAGDRDQYILSGSDDFNLYMWRIPKDPEAWGAGRVVNGAFMILKGHRSIVNQVRFNPHTYMICSSGVEKVIKAWSPYQQPESLGDLEGRVEDKSRSLYTHEEYISLVLNSGSGLSHDYVSQSIQEDPRMMAFFDSLVRREIEGWSSDSDSDLSEEAIMQLHARGRRTTTRTTPTLPLTLPPPAAAAAPHSDSENSSSSSLVTEDRPRRRRRRRRNQSQVSGFLVNEDSDSEFWLDPMPRPRSPSPQENSALSSAASSSSSPSLPTAVAAASSSSSSSSSSSSSEDEQRRSAVRRRNVMRRRRMNVVSRAEDRPDPTPLFSAVDSCNYPCISVDDFTSSSSGEVQKPREEEEEELSPSDFVCLSPEEAGHRTGDKGGCEAGSSSFPLDSLSRGTKGRHRTAAPPPQREEVQREEVQREGVQREGVQREGVQREAVQREGVQREEVQREGVQREGVQREGVQREGVQREGVQREEVLRKEVLRESFLASSDSEEDPQPPRGSALKRTRVASDDGGSPSEKRCKT, from the exons ATGATGAAGGAGCTGCAGGGCTGCGGGATGCGGTCCTCGGTGGGCTTTCTGTCCCGCAGAGAGCTCACCGGACAGCCGCTACTGAAGGACGAGTTCCAGAGGCGGAGGATGGCCGGTTGCTCCAGCCTCTTCAAGAAGGACATGCTCGGTCACTTCGGATGCGTCAACGCCATTGAGTTCTCCAACAACGGAGGAGAATGGCTGGTTTCTG GCGGAGACGACCGTCGGGTTCTGCTGTGGAACATGGAGGAAGCTCTCCATGCTCGCTCCAAACCAGTGAAGCTGAAGGGAGAACATCTGTCCAACATCTTCTGCCTCGCCTTTGACAGCACCAACAGGAAGGTCTTCTCCGGAG GAAACGATGAACAGGTGATTCTTCACGATGTGGAAAG AATGGAAACCATTAACGTGTTCCTGCACATCGACGCTGTGTACAGTCTGTCCGTCAGCCCGGTGAACGACAACGTGTTCGCCAGTTCTTCTGACGACGGACGCGTCCTCATCTGGGACACCCGCGAGCCGCCAAGTACAG AGCCGTTCTGCCTGGCCAGCTACCCCTCTGCGTTCCACAGCGTGATGTTTAACCCGGTGGAGCCGAGGCTCATCGCCACCGCCAACTCCAAGGAGGGCGTGGGATTATGGGACATCCGAAAACCTCGCAG ctcCTTGCTGCGTTACGGCGGCAGCATGTCTCTGCAGAGCGCGATGAGCGTCCGCTTCAACAGCTCGGGCACTCAGCTCCTCGCTCTGAGGCGCCGCCTGCCGCCCGTCCTCTACGAGCTGCACTCACGCCTGCCCAGCTTCCAGTTCGACAACCAGGGATACTTCAACTCCTGCACCATGAAGAGCTGCTGCTTCGCTGGGGACCGCGACCAG TACATCTTGTCTGGCTCCGACGACTTCAACCTCTACATGTGGAGAATCCCAAAGGACCCAGAAGCCT GGGGCGCAGGCCGGGTGGTGAACGGTGCGTTTATGATCCTGAAGGGCCATCGGTCCATCGTGAACCAGGTGCGCTTCAACCCTCACACCTACATGATCTGCTCCTCTGGCGTGGAGAAAGTCATCAAG GCGTGGAGTCCGTACCAGCAGCCGGAGAGCTTGGGGGATCTGGAGGGCCGGGTGGAGGATAAGTCCCGCAGCCTGTACACTCACGAGGAGTACATCTCCCTGGTGCTGAACTCCGGCTCCGGGCTCTCCCACGACTACGTGAGCCAGTCGATCCAGGAGGACCCGCGCATGATGGCCTTCTTCGACTCGCTGGTGCGCCGCGAGATCGAGGGCTGGAGCtccgactcggactcggaccTGAGTGAGGAGGCCATCATGCAGCTGCACGCCCGCGGACGAAGAACCACCACCAGAACCACACCAACACTTCCTCTTACTCTTCCTCctccggctgctgctgctgctcctcacagcgaCTCGGAgaactcctcctcttcctcactggTTACGGAGGATcgtccgaggaggaggaggagaagaaggagaaaCCAGAGCCAAGTTTCGGGGTTCCTTGTAAACGAGGATTCGGACTCTGAGTTCTGGTTGGACCCGATGCCGCGTCCTCGCTCCCCCAGCCCCCAAGAAAACTCTGCGCTCTCCAGtgccgcctcctcctcctcctcgccgTCGCTCCCCACCGCCGTCGCCGctgcttcctcttcctcctcctcttcctcctccagctccagcAGCGAGGATGAGCAGCGTCGCAGCGCGGTGAGGAGGAGGAACGTGATGCGGCGCCGACGCATGAACGTGGTCTCCAGAGCCGAAGATCGACCCGATCCGACGCCGCTGTTCTCCGCCGTCGACTCCTGCAACTACCCGTGCATATCTGTGGACGATTTCACCTCCTCTTCATCTGGGGAGGTGCAGAAacccagagaggaggaagaggaggagctgAGTCCGTCTGACTTTGTGTGTCTGAGCCCGGAGGAGGCTGGACACCGGACTGGAGATAAAGGGGGATGTGAGGCGGGCAGCAGTTCCTTCCCTTTGGACTCCTTGAGCCGTGGGACTAAAGGGCGCCACCGGACTGCAGCTCCTCCCCCCCAGAGAGAGGAGGTCCAGAGAGAGGAGGTCCAGAGAGAGGGAGTCCAGAGAGAGGGAGTCCAGAGAGAGGGAGTCCAGAGAGAGGCGGTCCAGAGAGAAGGGGTCCAGAGAGAGGAGGTCCAGAGAGAGGGGGTCCAGAGAGAAGGGGTCCAGAGAGAAGGGGTCCAGAGAGAAGGGGTCCAGAGAGAAGGGGTCCAGAGAGAGGAGGTCCTGAGAAAGGAGGTCTTGAGAGAGAGCTTCCTCGCCTCCTCGGACTCAGAGGAGGACCCCCAGCCCCCGAGGGGGAGCGCTCTGAAACGGACTCGTGTCGCGTCAGACGACGGAGGCTCTCCTTCAGAGAAAAGATGTAAAACATAA